Proteins encoded together in one Vibrio lentus window:
- a CDS encoding TAXI family TRAP transporter solute-binding subunit, producing the protein MKYNKLVKTLAIAMASIGLISNASAQEDRSYILATASTGGTYYPVGVALATLSKVKLAPKQHFSLAAISSAGSGENVKLLNENEAQFAILQGLYGAWAWQGLGPYEKSGSQKQLRSVSMLWQNVEHFIVRSDLTETGTMSDLENLNGKKFSIGKKNSGTENSGRQIMQGLSVNPEQFKLAFMGYGGSASALQNGTIDGMNTPAGVPVGAVTQAFAALGEDIQILSFTDAQIKQANGDYNIWTKYEIPANTYPGVDKPITTIAQPNFLAVREDISEEDVYQLTKAIYENLPFLQGIHKATKAMALEKGIAGLPVPLHPGAARYYQEVGIDIPSELIVN; encoded by the coding sequence ATGAAATACAACAAGCTAGTTAAAACTTTAGCAATCGCAATGGCCTCTATTGGCCTTATCAGCAATGCCTCAGCTCAAGAAGATCGCAGTTACATTTTAGCGACGGCCTCAACGGGTGGTACTTACTATCCAGTGGGTGTGGCTTTAGCGACATTGAGTAAAGTTAAGCTTGCGCCAAAGCAGCACTTTTCTTTGGCGGCTATCAGCTCAGCAGGATCGGGCGAGAACGTGAAACTTCTCAATGAGAACGAAGCACAGTTTGCCATTCTGCAAGGTTTGTATGGCGCGTGGGCGTGGCAAGGGCTTGGTCCATATGAGAAGTCAGGCAGTCAAAAACAACTGCGTTCAGTCTCTATGTTATGGCAAAACGTTGAACACTTTATTGTGCGCTCTGATCTGACAGAAACGGGCACCATGAGTGATTTAGAAAATCTAAATGGCAAGAAATTCTCTATCGGTAAGAAGAACTCAGGTACAGAGAATTCAGGACGCCAGATCATGCAAGGCCTGTCGGTTAACCCAGAACAATTTAAACTCGCCTTTATGGGTTACGGCGGCAGTGCCAGCGCACTACAAAATGGCACCATCGATGGCATGAATACGCCCGCTGGCGTGCCTGTTGGTGCGGTAACTCAAGCGTTTGCAGCCTTGGGTGAAGACATTCAAATCCTGTCATTTACTGATGCGCAAATCAAACAAGCGAACGGCGATTACAATATCTGGACCAAGTACGAGATCCCGGCAAACACTTACCCAGGTGTTGATAAGCCGATTACCACTATTGCTCAACCCAATTTCCTAGCGGTTCGTGAAGACATTTCTGAAGAAGACGTGTACCAGCTGACCAAAGCTATCTATGAAAACCTACCTTTCCTACAAGGTATCCACAAAGCAACCAAAGCAATGGCACTCGAGAAAGGGATCGCAGGTCTGCCTGTTCCACTTCACCCGGGCGCTGCACGTTACTACCAAGAAGTGGGCATCGATATCCCTTCTGAGTTGATCGTTAACTAA
- a CDS encoding sigma-54-dependent transcriptional regulator, which produces MQRIALIEDDAIVRQATSQWLQLAGFDVTAFEVGQDALNAVEQGDFQTIITDVRLPDIDGVELLARFKQLVPEVPVILITGHGDVDMAVKALQQGAYDFIEKPFDPERLSQTVSEAVDKHQSGQDRNSRQNYLDNLKGIEQVLIGRSKVMCELREQIQKVASIDTNVIIYGETGCGKELVASCLHEFSQRKPHPFVPLNCGAIPENLFESELFGHEAGAFTGAARRRIGKLEFADKGTVFLDEIESMPLSMQVKVLRTLQDNVVERVGGNQQQHVDLRVVSASKSDLLNHPDFRQDLFYRLNVAQLHLPPLSEREDDALILFEHFTQEANSETRVASEADRYALLSYAWPGNVRELRNVAIRFALDESLTVGDILACRPNSVTESTTAGIPLAVQVQSFERKVIHDALVRYQGRINDVMQDLDLPRRTLNQKMVRYALNRSDYVDS; this is translated from the coding sequence ATGCAGCGTATAGCTTTGATTGAAGATGATGCAATTGTGCGTCAAGCAACCAGCCAATGGTTACAATTAGCGGGATTCGATGTCACCGCATTTGAGGTTGGGCAAGATGCGTTAAACGCGGTAGAGCAGGGTGATTTCCAAACCATCATCACCGACGTTCGTTTACCTGATATAGACGGCGTTGAGTTGCTTGCGCGATTTAAGCAGTTAGTACCTGAGGTGCCTGTCATCTTGATTACGGGGCATGGCGATGTCGATATGGCCGTGAAAGCGTTACAGCAAGGCGCGTATGATTTCATTGAAAAGCCATTCGACCCTGAGCGTCTGTCTCAAACGGTTTCGGAAGCGGTCGACAAACATCAAAGTGGCCAAGACAGAAACAGTCGTCAGAACTATCTGGATAACCTGAAGGGTATTGAACAGGTGCTGATTGGTCGCAGCAAAGTGATGTGTGAATTGCGAGAGCAAATACAAAAAGTCGCCTCGATTGATACTAATGTGATCATTTATGGTGAAACCGGCTGTGGTAAAGAGCTGGTCGCCTCTTGTCTGCATGAGTTTAGCCAGCGAAAACCTCATCCGTTTGTGCCGTTAAACTGTGGCGCGATTCCAGAAAACCTCTTTGAAAGCGAACTGTTTGGACACGAAGCTGGTGCGTTTACTGGTGCAGCCAGACGACGCATTGGTAAGCTTGAATTTGCCGACAAAGGCACGGTGTTTCTCGATGAAATAGAGAGTATGCCGCTGTCGATGCAGGTTAAAGTGCTGCGCACCTTGCAAGATAATGTTGTCGAACGCGTGGGGGGTAATCAGCAACAACATGTTGATCTACGAGTGGTCTCTGCTTCGAAAAGCGATCTACTGAATCACCCCGATTTTCGCCAAGACCTTTTCTATCGTTTGAACGTTGCCCAACTGCATTTACCTCCCCTTAGTGAACGAGAAGACGATGCTTTGATCCTTTTCGAGCACTTCACTCAAGAAGCGAACAGTGAAACCCGAGTTGCCAGTGAGGCCGATCGTTATGCCTTGTTGTCGTATGCATGGCCGGGCAATGTGCGTGAACTGCGTAATGTCGCGATTCGTTTTGCGTTGGATGAAAGCCTGACAGTGGGCGATATATTGGCGTGTCGCCCCAATTCTGTCACAGAGTCCACAACGGCAGGCATCCCGTTGGCGGTTCAAGTGCAGAGCTTTGAACGGAAAGTGATTCATGATGCGCTAGTGCGTTATCAGGGGCGCATCAATGATGTGATGCAAGATTTGGATTTACCCCGTCGAACATTGAACCAAAAGATGGTGCGTTATGCGTTGAACCGAAGCGATTATGTCGATTCGTAA
- a CDS encoding ATP-binding protein, which translates to MMNNNRYWLFLCACLLIGLVQVTTKSGISQWKLEQAQRYAEQRFLGYIAEARRTLKRFYYLPYLVTNDETSVRFIDGEARLEKRIKKQLIQLDKAANTKGWYLLSGEGHLLVSSVERSKLSKKNASTIVSKIHQQGGAISVVTKNKGVTPDYFIAAPVYRASDVVGIVAVQIDLSLLTDQWFADGEAILFQNPRDQFFLSSDKRLSADWFNDTFNSQPTATKRELYDQTHIRVWRLQDKDYLIQSIKLDDLNWRLTYLTPLTSLNQTTNWISWSVAVGCLFILLLLVILYQRRQKKLSNLRIQKLIEESEKRLSGMINKTHVGLVLIDKHGHIHDINLMAKNYFCLSDSMISNIKAWQLFEAGNPNSTTLQLLKNLEQHQELAEITSVETMARRSDGSYFPVLFSISSFPWHSTPYYLCTVIDISKRKKAEIAVQNANKTLQLRVEERTQDLKDAQQELVESSKLAALGRMSSAITHELNQPLTGLKTLLSSNQLLMERGETKMLKANMDLVMSLIDRMANMTSQLKSFAFKRLEKPYPVSLTEALQETLRIHQAELDNVDIRVRVASNISMVMGEEARLRQVLGNLLRNAVDATQNQTPATIVISAHTEQQRVIIKVQDNGCGVSEDQLETIFEPFHTNKKMGEGLGLGLAITANNVRDMQGTLIAKNNPDQGMTFTLTLQNIDSKWSLTQSLEFTLY; encoded by the coding sequence ATGATGAATAACAATCGATATTGGTTGTTCCTATGTGCCTGTTTATTAATTGGTTTGGTTCAGGTAACCACCAAAAGTGGCATAAGCCAATGGAAGCTCGAACAAGCCCAACGCTATGCAGAACAGCGCTTCCTCGGATACATTGCCGAAGCCAGACGTACCCTGAAACGCTTCTATTATCTGCCCTACCTAGTGACGAACGATGAAACCAGTGTGCGTTTCATTGATGGTGAAGCCCGCCTCGAAAAACGCATTAAGAAGCAGCTGATTCAACTGGATAAAGCGGCCAACACCAAGGGCTGGTATCTGCTTTCTGGCGAAGGTCATTTGTTGGTATCGAGTGTTGAAAGAAGCAAGCTGAGCAAAAAGAACGCCAGCACGATTGTGTCTAAAATCCACCAGCAAGGTGGTGCTATCTCTGTAGTAACCAAAAATAAAGGCGTGACACCCGATTACTTTATTGCTGCGCCGGTTTATCGGGCCTCCGATGTGGTCGGTATTGTCGCGGTGCAAATCGATTTGTCATTATTAACCGATCAATGGTTTGCTGATGGTGAAGCGATCCTGTTCCAGAACCCTCGCGATCAGTTCTTTCTGTCGAGTGATAAACGACTGAGCGCTGACTGGTTCAATGACACGTTCAATTCTCAGCCCACAGCGACAAAACGTGAGCTGTATGACCAAACCCATATTCGCGTGTGGCGACTGCAAGATAAAGACTACCTTATCCAATCCATCAAGTTAGACGACCTCAATTGGCGTTTGACCTACCTAACACCATTAACCAGCCTCAATCAGACCACGAACTGGATCAGCTGGAGTGTTGCGGTTGGCTGTCTTTTCATTCTGCTGTTGCTGGTTATTCTTTATCAAAGACGTCAGAAAAAGCTCAGTAATCTGCGAATCCAAAAGCTCATCGAAGAGTCAGAAAAACGACTGTCTGGAATGATCAATAAAACCCACGTTGGGCTGGTGCTGATCGATAAACATGGTCATATCCACGATATTAACCTGATGGCGAAGAACTACTTTTGCCTTTCTGATTCAATGATCAGCAACATCAAGGCGTGGCAGTTATTTGAAGCAGGCAACCCAAATTCAACCACGTTACAGTTACTCAAGAACCTGGAACAGCACCAAGAACTGGCTGAGATCACCAGCGTCGAAACCATGGCAAGGCGCAGTGATGGCAGCTACTTCCCTGTGCTGTTCTCTATTAGCTCATTCCCTTGGCATTCAACGCCTTATTACCTGTGTACCGTAATCGACATCAGCAAGCGTAAGAAAGCGGAAATTGCGGTTCAAAACGCCAATAAGACGCTTCAACTGCGAGTAGAAGAGCGAACCCAAGATCTCAAAGATGCGCAACAAGAACTGGTGGAATCAAGCAAACTTGCCGCATTAGGGCGGATGTCGAGCGCGATCACTCACGAGCTTAATCAACCACTTACGGGGCTAAAAACCCTGCTTTCAAGTAATCAATTGCTGATGGAAAGAGGTGAGACCAAGATGTTGAAAGCGAACATGGACTTAGTCATGAGCCTGATCGACAGAATGGCCAACATGACCAGTCAATTGAAGTCGTTCGCCTTTAAAAGACTTGAGAAGCCCTATCCAGTTTCACTCACCGAAGCACTGCAAGAAACCCTACGAATTCACCAAGCCGAATTAGACAACGTCGATATTCGCGTGCGTGTCGCCTCTAATATTTCGATGGTGATGGGAGAAGAGGCACGACTTCGCCAAGTGCTTGGCAACTTACTTAGAAATGCTGTGGACGCTACGCAGAATCAAACACCCGCGACCATTGTTATCAGCGCACATACCGAGCAACAACGTGTGATCATCAAGGTGCAAGATAATGGCTGTGGCGTGTCAGAAGACCAACTCGAAACCATTTTCGAACCCTTCCACACCAACAAAAAGATGGGCGAAGGCTTAGGACTCGGACTAGCTATCACAGCAAACAATGTGCGGGATATGCAAGGTACCTTGATAGCGAAGAACAACCCAGACCAAGGCATGACATTTACGTTAACGCTACAGAATATTGATAGTAAGTGGTCGCTTACACAGAGTTTAGAATTCACACTCTATTGA
- a CDS encoding family 20 glycosylhydrolase: MKKTILSLLISGSVVSPMALAMAPNTDLNLMPYPQTVELQAGQVKVDGNFKVYIKGFNSDRVEYTAKRFIDRLERQTGVPILNWQADSADEASLIIDIDAAPKSEVQNIDSVESYKITTQGEQITLSSPSPYGTIHGIETLLQLVETTAAGYHIPAVMIIDEPRFRWRGVSYDTSRHFIEFDVLIRQLDAMASAKMNVFHWHFWDDQGIRIQTESWPRLWSETADGNYYTKDQVRYLVEYARNLGIRVIPEVSLPGHSSAVAHAYPRLMSGGEGQNYEQERGWGVFEPLMDPLNPEVYEMLGDVFDEVTELFPDEYFHIGGDEPNYAQWKNSEKHQQFIEENNIDGERGLQSYLNVKVEKMLEERGKKMTGWDEIWHKDLPTSIVIQSWQGHDSIGRAAKEGYPGILSTGYYLDQPQPTSYHYRNDPMPTGITVDDKLHSGEKFVTYQWQKPRSKGGPRKGTLTIIEAKDGTFRAFSDYNGKSREEIYILDYVPGKTFVGHFDNFMSYTEFNLNLNPKGFAEGSYQLIGNVRWPTTGEVIASSDVEGSVIPEPNGGYPAELTDKEKELILGGEITMWLENKDSLTVENYLWPRSYAIAERFWSDAELTDERSMYKRMKAMDTWSEVSVGLRHHADADMLLKRIAKGQDIHDLRVLAKYTEPAQYYARNWEKWNSTEPKGTLYSQYERLNRFVDALPVESYAVYEMQDLVNEVATGNQQALEQLAQHYQQAKAAALAAETVFAGNVSSVETVIVAEKTAEVADLALTLIAKAQASEKVRASDANAYQAILSDSAKIYDESIIAIVRPTELLLKQLAE; this comes from the coding sequence ATGAAAAAAACTATATTATCCCTATTGATTTCAGGTTCAGTAGTGTCCCCAATGGCGTTAGCCATGGCTCCAAATACCGATCTAAATTTAATGCCGTACCCACAAACGGTCGAGCTGCAAGCTGGGCAAGTTAAGGTCGACGGTAACTTCAAGGTTTACATCAAAGGCTTTAACTCTGACCGTGTTGAATACACGGCGAAACGCTTTATTGATCGCCTTGAGCGTCAGACGGGTGTGCCGATTCTAAATTGGCAGGCGGATAGTGCAGACGAAGCGAGCCTGATCATAGATATCGATGCGGCGCCAAAGTCTGAAGTACAGAACATCGACTCTGTAGAGTCCTACAAAATTACCACTCAGGGTGAACAAATCACGCTGAGCTCTCCAAGCCCATACGGCACTATTCACGGCATCGAAACCCTTTTACAGCTCGTTGAAACCACGGCGGCTGGCTACCATATTCCTGCCGTTATGATAATCGATGAGCCTCGCTTCCGCTGGCGTGGTGTTTCTTACGATACTTCACGTCACTTCATTGAATTCGATGTGCTGATTCGTCAGTTAGATGCGATGGCGTCGGCGAAGATGAATGTGTTCCATTGGCACTTCTGGGACGACCAAGGCATTCGCATTCAAACGGAATCTTGGCCGCGTCTGTGGTCTGAAACCGCTGATGGTAATTACTACACCAAAGACCAAGTTCGCTACCTAGTTGAATACGCGCGTAATCTTGGTATTCGTGTGATTCCTGAGGTCTCTCTTCCGGGTCACTCTTCTGCCGTGGCTCACGCTTACCCGCGTTTGATGTCGGGCGGTGAAGGGCAAAACTACGAGCAAGAAAGAGGCTGGGGCGTGTTTGAACCTCTCATGGATCCACTGAACCCAGAAGTCTACGAGATGCTAGGTGACGTGTTTGACGAAGTGACCGAGCTGTTCCCTGATGAGTACTTTCATATCGGTGGCGATGAGCCGAACTATGCGCAATGGAAAAACAGCGAAAAGCACCAACAGTTCATTGAAGAGAACAATATCGATGGCGAGCGTGGTCTGCAGTCTTACCTCAATGTAAAAGTTGAGAAGATGCTCGAAGAGCGCGGTAAGAAGATGACCGGTTGGGATGAGATTTGGCATAAAGATCTGCCGACTTCCATTGTGATTCAAAGCTGGCAAGGGCACGACAGCATTGGTCGTGCGGCGAAAGAGGGCTACCCAGGTATTCTTTCTACGGGTTACTACCTAGACCAGCCTCAGCCGACTAGCTACCACTATCGCAATGACCCAATGCCAACTGGCATCACGGTTGACGATAAGCTGCACAGCGGCGAAAAGTTCGTGACGTATCAATGGCAGAAGCCACGTTCAAAAGGCGGCCCACGTAAGGGAACACTGACCATCATTGAAGCGAAAGATGGTACTTTCCGCGCATTCAGTGATTATAACGGCAAGTCTCGTGAAGAGATTTACATCCTTGATTATGTGCCGGGTAAAACCTTCGTTGGCCACTTCGATAACTTCATGTCGTACACCGAATTCAACCTAAACCTGAATCCAAAGGGTTTTGCAGAAGGCAGTTATCAGTTAATTGGTAACGTGCGTTGGCCAACCACAGGTGAAGTGATTGCGAGCAGTGATGTTGAAGGCAGCGTGATTCCTGAACCAAATGGTGGTTACCCAGCAGAATTAACGGATAAAGAAAAAGAGCTTATCTTGGGCGGCGAGATCACCATGTGGCTAGAAAATAAAGATAGCCTCACAGTCGAAAACTACCTATGGCCACGCAGCTATGCGATTGCAGAGCGGTTCTGGTCAGATGCGGAGTTGACCGACGAGCGCAGCATGTACAAGCGTATGAAAGCGATGGATACATGGTCTGAAGTGTCGGTTGGACTTCGTCATCATGCGGATGCTGATATGTTGTTAAAACGTATTGCCAAAGGCCAAGATATTCACGACCTGCGCGTGCTTGCGAAATACACTGAACCAGCACAGTACTATGCACGTAACTGGGAGAAGTGGAACTCTACTGAACCTAAGGGCACTTTATACAGCCAATACGAGCGCTTAAATCGCTTTGTTGATGCGCTGCCAGTAGAAAGCTACGCCGTGTATGAGATGCAAGATTTGGTCAACGAAGTCGCGACGGGTAATCAACAAGCGCTTGAGCAACTTGCTCAGCATTATCAACAAGCAAAAGCGGCTGCACTCGCCGCTGAGACGGTCTTCGCAGGTAATGTGTCTTCGGTAGAGACTGTGATTGTCGCAGAGAAAACGGCGGAAGTCGCAGACTTGGCGTTAACCTTGATTGCTAAAGCACAAGCGAGTGAAAAAGTTAGAGCATCAGATGCGAATGCCTACCAAGCGATACTGTCGGATTCAGCGAAGATCTACGACGAATCGATCATCGCGATTGTTCGCCCGACAGAGCTCTTGTTGAAGCAGTTGGCGGAGTAA
- a CDS encoding bifunctional 4-hydroxy-2-oxoglutarate aldolase/2-dehydro-3-deoxy-phosphogluconate aldolase, with product MSQEMINKLKQFKVIPVIQINKVEHAIPLAKVLVENGLPVAEVTFRTEAAADAIRAMRDAYPEMCIGAGTVLTPAQIDLAKESGSEFIVAPGLNPNTVKRCQEIGMPIVPGVNNPSQVEQALELGLNFLKFFPAEASGGINMVKSLLAPYVDVSLMPTGGIGKHNVNDYLAVERVVCCGGTWMVSPKMIENEQWDEIAVLVREAVALVNEQ from the coding sequence ATGTCTCAAGAAATGATCAACAAACTTAAGCAATTCAAAGTTATCCCAGTTATCCAAATCAACAAGGTTGAACACGCGATTCCACTGGCAAAAGTGTTGGTAGAAAACGGCCTGCCAGTGGCTGAAGTCACATTCCGTACTGAAGCGGCAGCAGACGCGATTCGTGCGATGCGCGATGCGTATCCAGAAATGTGTATCGGTGCTGGCACAGTATTAACGCCAGCGCAGATCGACCTTGCGAAAGAGTCGGGCAGTGAATTCATCGTGGCTCCGGGCCTGAATCCAAACACCGTAAAACGTTGCCAAGAAATCGGCATGCCAATTGTTCCGGGCGTAAACAACCCAAGCCAAGTTGAGCAAGCGCTAGAGCTTGGTCTTAACTTCTTGAAGTTCTTCCCTGCAGAAGCGTCTGGTGGCATCAACATGGTGAAGTCTCTACTAGCGCCATACGTTGATGTGTCTTTAATGCCAACGGGCGGTATCGGTAAACACAACGTCAATGACTACCTAGCTGTGGAGCGTGTGGTGTGCTGTGGTGGTACTTGGATGGTGTCGCCAAAAATGATCGAGAACGAGCAATGGGATGAGATTGCAGTATTGGTTCGTGAAGCGGTCGCTCTTGTTAACGAGCAATAA
- a CDS encoding sugar kinase, with protein sequence MPASSNFNIAFFGECMVEISGSPLTKKFGGDTLNTALYLSRLTQHQNLSVHYATGLGSDELSQNMIDSWQLEGIQTNFVERIANKLPGLYMVETDETGERHFHYWRNDAAVKSYFYVNDLNKLEIALTEKQVDAIYISGISIAILDDASRERLFKAISVFSNQGGKVIFDNNYRPQLWSTEQARHWYAKLLPLVDIALITEDDDLLVWGNSESVQQRCLRLGCQEIVIKRGCEPCKIVQVEQGNIVENYVSATRVSNVVDTCAAGDSFAAGYLAARLTGESATDAAELGHQLASIVIQYSGAIIPVSATSQLIKK encoded by the coding sequence ATGCCTGCATCTTCTAACTTCAATATTGCTTTCTTTGGCGAGTGCATGGTCGAAATCAGCGGCTCTCCATTAACCAAAAAATTCGGCGGTGACACACTCAATACCGCACTTTACCTTTCTCGCTTAACCCAACATCAAAACCTCTCTGTTCATTACGCGACAGGTCTTGGCAGCGATGAGCTGTCTCAAAATATGATTGATAGCTGGCAGCTCGAAGGTATTCAAACCAATTTCGTTGAACGCATTGCGAACAAGCTGCCTGGACTCTACATGGTCGAAACCGATGAAACGGGTGAGCGACATTTTCATTACTGGCGCAACGATGCGGCAGTAAAATCTTACTTCTATGTTAATGACTTGAATAAGCTTGAAATCGCTCTGACCGAGAAACAAGTCGATGCGATTTACATCAGCGGTATCAGTATCGCGATCTTGGATGACGCCTCTCGCGAGCGTTTATTCAAAGCCATTAGCGTGTTCTCAAACCAAGGCGGCAAGGTGATTTTTGATAATAACTATCGCCCGCAACTTTGGAGCACCGAGCAAGCTCGACATTGGTATGCCAAGTTACTGCCGCTGGTGGACATCGCCTTGATTACCGAAGACGACGATCTACTTGTCTGGGGGAACTCAGAGAGCGTTCAACAACGCTGCCTTCGTTTGGGTTGCCAAGAGATCGTCATCAAACGTGGCTGCGAGCCATGCAAGATTGTTCAAGTTGAACAGGGCAACATTGTTGAGAATTATGTCTCAGCGACTCGTGTTTCTAACGTGGTCGACACCTGCGCGGCGGGCGATTCATTCGCCGCGGGTTATTTAGCTGCGCGTCTTACTGGCGAGAGCGCCACCGACGCAGCCGAACTTGGCCACCAACTGGCTTCAATCGTTATTCAATACTCTGGCGCAATCATCCCCGTGAGCGCTACGAGCCAACTGATTAAAAAATAA
- a CDS encoding sodium:solute symporter family protein — MNSTLFLTGFGVYVCFLIWLGWFVSRNQKSGEDFLLGGRGLPMFLVLGTTVATMVGTGSSMGAVGFGYANGWAGALYGIGGAIGILLLALWFAPVRKLNFMTMSEELAYYVGANRIVKNVVGVLIFVASIGWLGAHILGGGMYLAWIADIDLNLAKIIIAAAFTIYVVIGGYTAVVWTDTIQAIILFAGFILMAVMSVDYIGGMDNLYAAMDPAATSFLAIDKLGLLPAVSLAVVIGVGVLATPSFRQRIYSGKDVSTVRRSFVASGVLYLFFSIIPAIIGMAAHAIDPSLDNANYSFPYVAATVLPVGVGMIVLIAGLSATMSSASSDAIAGVSILLRDVYVMFTGRVPNKESMVNYSRLALIVVIGFALLFALTSNDIIGYITKMISTVMSGMFVCGMLGRFWKRYNWQGALATLAGASVASFVVMLNADYTAFWGNPVIPSCLVALTAGVLVSLCTPANQVTPEMAKAILDDERALMEMELSDSGVLEEDASSQRPANQTS; from the coding sequence ATGAACAGCACACTTTTTCTTACAGGCTTCGGCGTGTACGTATGTTTTTTAATTTGGTTAGGCTGGTTTGTCTCGCGTAATCAAAAATCTGGCGAAGATTTCTTATTAGGTGGCCGTGGCCTACCTATGTTCTTAGTACTTGGTACAACAGTAGCGACGATGGTCGGTACGGGTTCAAGTATGGGTGCGGTTGGCTTCGGCTACGCAAATGGCTGGGCAGGTGCTCTGTACGGCATTGGTGGTGCGATAGGCATCCTATTACTTGCACTTTGGTTTGCTCCGGTTCGTAAACTGAACTTCATGACCATGAGTGAAGAGCTGGCTTACTATGTTGGCGCTAACCGCATCGTGAAAAACGTTGTAGGTGTACTGATCTTTGTCGCTTCAATTGGTTGGTTAGGCGCTCACATTCTGGGGGGTGGCATGTACTTAGCGTGGATTGCAGACATCGATCTCAACCTAGCGAAAATCATTATTGCTGCGGCATTCACTATTTACGTGGTGATCGGTGGTTACACGGCGGTTGTGTGGACCGATACCATTCAAGCTATCATCCTTTTTGCTGGCTTCATTTTGATGGCGGTAATGTCAGTTGATTACATCGGCGGCATGGATAACCTTTACGCTGCGATGGACCCTGCTGCTACAAGCTTTTTAGCAATCGATAAACTGGGCCTTCTGCCTGCTGTGTCTCTGGCTGTGGTTATCGGCGTGGGTGTACTGGCGACGCCTTCATTCCGTCAACGTATCTACTCGGGTAAAGACGTATCAACCGTTCGTCGCTCATTTGTTGCATCGGGTGTGTTGTACCTTTTCTTCTCAATCATCCCTGCAATCATCGGTATGGCAGCACATGCCATTGACCCATCATTGGATAACGCGAACTACTCGTTCCCTTATGTTGCTGCAACGGTTCTTCCGGTTGGCGTTGGCATGATTGTTCTTATCGCGGGTCTTTCTGCAACCATGTCGAGCGCAAGTTCAGATGCGATAGCAGGTGTTTCTATCCTACTTCGTGATGTTTACGTGATGTTCACTGGCCGCGTACCGAACAAAGAGTCAATGGTGAACTATTCTCGCTTGGCATTGATTGTGGTGATTGGTTTTGCACTGTTGTTCGCACTAACGTCAAACGACATCATTGGCTACATCACGAAAATGATTTCAACCGTAATGTCGGGCATGTTTGTGTGCGGTATGTTGGGTCGATTCTGGAAACGTTACAACTGGCAGGGTGCTCTTGCTACGCTAGCGGGTGCATCTGTGGCTTCATTTGTCGTAATGCTAAACGCAGACTACACGGCTTTCTGGGGCAACCCTGTGATTCCTTCTTGTCTAGTGGCTCTAACTGCTGGTGTGCTGGTAAGCCTATGTACTCCGGCTAATCAAGTAACACCAGAAATGGCGAAAGCAATTCTTGATGACGAGCGCGCTCTGATGGAAATGGAATTATCAGACTCAGGTGTGCTTGAAGAAGACGCGTCTTCTCAACGTCCTGCAAATCAAACAAGCTAA
- a CDS encoding RidA family protein — translation MTIKRYGVEGGTGTGGQHLPFARATEAGGFLYVSGQTPMTDGEVVEGGIVDQSRLAIQNCVDIMTEAGYGLEDVMHVKVVLTDSRYFQSFNKVFKEFFGANPPARICMVCDLVVDVKVEVDVTCYRADRG, via the coding sequence ATGACTATTAAACGTTACGGTGTTGAAGGCGGTACAGGTACAGGCGGACAACATTTACCATTTGCACGTGCAACTGAAGCAGGTGGTTTCCTATACGTTTCTGGCCAGACACCGATGACAGATGGTGAAGTGGTTGAGGGTGGCATTGTTGACCAGTCTCGCCTAGCGATCCAAAACTGTGTCGATATCATGACTGAAGCGGGTTACGGCCTAGAAGACGTAATGCACGTAAAGGTTGTGCTAACGGATTCTCGTTACTTCCAATCTTTTAATAAGGTATTCAAAGAGTTCTTCGGTGCTAACCCACCGGCTCGTATCTGCATGGTTTGCGACTTAGTTGTAGACGTGAAGGTTGAAGTAGATGTGACTTGCTACCGCGCCGATCGCGGATAG